A genomic segment from Pseudobdellovibrionaceae bacterium encodes:
- a CDS encoding OmpA family protein, which yields MKLMLRISKLLILSLTLMLLFFHQAFANIEGGPTQNFNPVYGGRDFTTVHSTSTVKKYHLNVGLFLDYSIETLPVYPTIINPDIDDRALYSTLGLGFGLTDRWDVGVSIPYMANQSVDDVQLRGQFKTKGMTEIRLLSKYRLMNFESGGGLAVLGSVGLNQTKNLPFVGDSPDPTFNIQVLIDHLVGQWRLAGNIGYRMVSPGPQIPGFTHFQPLGDSFIMSAAARYQFNENWFGLGELWAAMPNADMGGVDRAENSYEALLGGIYKQEYESSEELNVHFGVTKGINKGISTPTIRGYVGVNYMFGPLFGGSGPVVKKAATKKVAEKKPPKPLAEISDDFGQSFYNEGYRQGYMAGYGIGPYAGLGPEEGRTHDGGQDYPEGFYDGYIDGGGPLPGDPNRPNWAKCYRTGFQGKLGNGPGANKGQKYGSQLKLGKDCPDGFETGWLDAPDSFVEPSQDDEAQESFYNPGYREGYKAGYGIGPYAGMGPEHGQTLDGGFEYPEGFYDGYIDAVGPYPGDPNRRIYGKGYRTGFQGKLGNGPGKGKDQYYGSQLNSDPDYILGFEHGWIDAPDTATPAPEAEPQDVSDGYTGYEANPNAFTINTDEDVFKDRVPEEEEVLNIENINFNTASALILPSSYPVLGNVVNYLNKYEFKTLEIWGHTDSRGAALYNERLSLERARSVYQYLIEQGIDGSKITFDGWGERKPVVPNTTPENLRKNRRVEFIIRR from the coding sequence ATGAAACTAATGCTACGGATATCGAAACTCTTGATCCTTTCACTGACGTTAATGCTGCTGTTCTTTCATCAAGCCTTCGCCAACATTGAAGGTGGACCAACGCAGAACTTTAACCCTGTTTATGGAGGCAGAGACTTTACTACTGTGCACTCCACAAGCACTGTTAAAAAATATCACCTTAACGTCGGGCTGTTTTTAGACTATTCCATAGAAACTCTTCCTGTTTACCCTACAATCATTAACCCTGATATTGATGACCGCGCTCTTTACTCCACTTTAGGTTTGGGTTTTGGTCTGACTGACAGATGGGATGTGGGGGTGTCGATCCCTTATATGGCCAATCAATCGGTGGATGATGTTCAGTTGCGTGGACAGTTCAAAACAAAAGGTATGACTGAAATTCGTTTACTTTCAAAGTACAGACTGATGAACTTTGAAAGCGGTGGGGGTTTAGCGGTTTTAGGTTCTGTGGGACTGAACCAAACTAAAAATTTACCTTTTGTGGGGGATAGTCCTGATCCAACTTTTAATATTCAAGTTTTAATCGACCATCTTGTAGGGCAGTGGAGACTTGCTGGGAACATTGGATACCGTATGGTGTCTCCAGGTCCTCAGATCCCAGGTTTCACTCATTTCCAACCTCTGGGAGATTCCTTTATCATGTCCGCAGCGGCTCGTTATCAGTTTAATGAAAACTGGTTTGGTTTAGGGGAGCTATGGGCAGCGATGCCAAATGCAGATATGGGAGGCGTGGACCGCGCTGAAAATTCTTATGAGGCCCTTTTAGGCGGGATTTATAAGCAGGAGTATGAATCCTCTGAAGAGCTCAATGTTCATTTTGGTGTGACCAAAGGGATCAATAAGGGGATTTCGACTCCGACGATCAGAGGGTATGTGGGTGTGAACTATATGTTTGGTCCACTCTTTGGCGGCTCGGGCCCTGTTGTGAAAAAAGCCGCCACGAAAAAAGTCGCAGAGAAAAAGCCACCTAAACCTCTGGCAGAAATTTCAGATGATTTTGGTCAGTCCTTTTATAACGAAGGTTATCGTCAAGGTTATATGGCTGGTTATGGTATTGGTCCCTATGCGGGCTTGGGTCCTGAAGAGGGACGAACTCATGATGGTGGACAGGATTACCCTGAAGGCTTTTATGATGGCTATATTGATGGCGGAGGTCCACTTCCTGGGGATCCTAATCGACCGAATTGGGCGAAGTGCTATCGCACGGGCTTCCAAGGTAAGCTTGGCAATGGACCTGGAGCCAACAAAGGGCAAAAATATGGTTCCCAGTTAAAGCTCGGCAAAGATTGTCCTGATGGTTTTGAAACAGGTTGGTTAGATGCTCCTGACAGTTTTGTAGAGCCGTCTCAGGACGATGAGGCTCAAGAGTCTTTTTACAACCCTGGTTATCGTGAAGGGTATAAGGCAGGTTATGGCATTGGACCTTATGCCGGCATGGGCCCAGAGCATGGGCAAACTTTAGATGGTGGTTTTGAATACCCAGAAGGTTTTTATGATGGTTACATTGATGCCGTAGGGCCTTACCCTGGTGATCCTAACCGTCGTATTTACGGAAAGGGCTATCGCACAGGCTTCCAAGGTAAGCTTGGTAACGGGCCTGGTAAAGGTAAAGACCAGTACTACGGGTCTCAGCTTAACTCTGACCCTGATTACATCTTGGGCTTTGAGCACGGATGGATTGATGCTCCTGATACCGCAACACCTGCTCCTGAGGCAGAACCTCAAGATGTGAGTGATGGGTACACGGGATATGAAGCCAACCCGAATGCCTTTACCATCAATACAGATGAGGACGTGTTTAAAGACAGAGTTCCAGAAGAAGAGGAAGTGTTAAACATTGAAAACATCAACTTTAACACGGCTTCGGCATTGATTCTGCCTTCGTCTTATCCCGTGTTGGGCAATGTGGTGAACTACTTAAACAAGTATGAGTTTAAAACTCTAGAGATTTGGGGGCACACAGACAGTCGCGGTGCCGCTCTCTATAACGAAAGACTCAGTCTTGAGAGAGCGCGTTCGGTCTATCAATATCTGATCGAGCAAGGCATTGACGGCAGCAAGATCACTTTTGATGGTTGGGGCGAGAGAAAACCAGTGGTGCCCAACACTACACCAGAGAATTTACGTAAGAACCGTCGAGTGGAGTTCATCATCCGCCGTTAA
- a CDS encoding SRPBCC family protein, protein MASAKKVEIFDFPIEQIYAVISDFEKYSEFLPEVKASKILKDNGNKKTVQLSVSMIKEFTYNIIATLDEPNGLSWVFESGEIFKSNNGSWKLKAISPTQTQVTYEVGAEFKLFVPGAIAKKLIAVNLPQMLATYKKRVAEVYSS, encoded by the coding sequence ATGGCTTCAGCAAAAAAAGTAGAAATTTTTGATTTTCCTATTGAACAGATTTATGCGGTCATTTCTGATTTTGAAAAGTACTCGGAGTTTTTACCCGAGGTGAAAGCCTCAAAGATTCTTAAAGACAATGGCAATAAAAAAACAGTGCAGCTTTCTGTATCCATGATCAAAGAGTTCACTTACAACATCATAGCGACATTAGATGAACCCAACGGCCTGAGTTGGGTTTTTGAAAGTGGCGAGATTTTTAAATCCAACAACGGCAGTTGGAAGCTTAAGGCCATTTCTCCTACGCAGACCCAAGTGACCTATGAGGTGGGGGCAGAGTTTAAACTTTTTGTCCCAGGAGCGATTGCAAAAAAATTGATCGCTGTGAACTTACCTCAGATGCTGGCAACCTATAAAAAAAGAGTGGCAGAAGTTTACTCTTCATGA